Below is a genomic region from Pseudochaenichthys georgianus chromosome 13, fPseGeo1.2, whole genome shotgun sequence.
tgctatgctatgctatgtTGTTCCcagtagtgatgggaattatggCACTTTGAAGGGAGCCGGATCTTATGGCTCCGTTCCTTTGCGAGAGCTGTTCAAAAGAGCAGTTTTTTACAAGGGGGCGGGGTTAATAGGTTTATCTGCGAAAGATACCTTTTTATAATTCAATCAAATTTAGCCCTGTTTTGAtttatgatttatatgtgtaccgatacatcacttaaattattcaatacatcctttgtactgaagtattctaaagtaaaaattacatttttaatataaataatttgctgtggccaattgttttcattgcatttacagacccttgtaactctctgattgtagaaccacgcaaacaaaaacaagcagatagcaacacctatacaaACTGACAACAAATATTTGCTGTGCCTAAAAATAATCATAAATAacataatgaaaataaatatattgcaatgcttaaaacagcagcaaccaaccgtctctaatccttggatatgacatgtcactgcatgcatgcacggaGCACCCATGGCGCGGAGATCATCTTTGAGCCGGCTCGTTcacgaccgacacatcactagttTCCTGTCTACAGACAATCAGTCCTTTCTAACACCATTTTGGTTTGTTAATCAGGAGCTCATATGCAAAATAAAAGATAAGAAAGTATGTGAGGCCATGCAAACATATCAGCTTGGGTTAAAAGTCAATAGTAATGCTTTTACTTCATCCACCTTATCCGGTCTTGAGCACATTTGTGTGATTTCTTTACATTTGATTGTCAATGTTTTACCCTGCTGTTTAAAACCACCACTAGTGGATCATGAGACTGAAATGTGGCTCTTCATTGGGGAATTTCCCATTTGGTATTTCCCTCCGTGACATCGGTGCAAGTAAATCAACTAAACCCTGCTGCTTACACTGTTATGCCCTATAATCCTATTAGACATGCAGAGGGAGGGTGTGTCCTCTGGTGTCTCCTCTCCTACTGTTCACTGTTTTGCACTACTTAGGATCACCATTAGGCATGTGCGGCATGTCATTTGCAAACTTATACTTAAACGGGCCGTATTATGATTTTTGGGTTCTTCCCTTTCCTGAAGGTATTATATGGGATTGTGTGCATCTTCCCCTGAAAAACCTTGATACTTAGTTACATTGCTATGTCTCAATTGCTCTTCTATTGGCtaccactccaacacattgtatatgATTTGCTAGGGGATGTGATAACTGTAGGCGGTTgactaatcacaacagagccggccaaccaatcagagcagtctGGGCTCTCGAGgtcctgcagcacaggcagtatgaggaaaataatgcactttttgaacatttaaagcatgttaacatgtcacagtaaaggcacaacatacaaatataaaccTGAAATGAGAATAATATGTCCTCATAAGCAGGATGTTTTTGCAAAGGTTTATCCCTCTATTACATTTGTCTTGAATGTAAATTCAATTATCTtagttattttaatatatattgGGGCATGTGTCTCAAAAATAAATTGAAGCGTTGGTCTGATTCACATCTTCTTGACTTCATTACATGTAGTTATTTATCCTCAAATCACCCATTTATATCCTTGTACCTTTTGTTTCGCTTCCTGGCAGGTGTGCGACTGGCTGTATCCTCTCATGGCCGTGGACTCCCCCGTGTTGCTGTGTAACACTGGTGTGTTTATGTTTCCGGACATGATGGCGCCGGCTCCAGGTTATTATGTCGGGGTGGTGCTGTCCGCTGAGCTGTCTGCTGCTCACAGAGAGCTGTTCCAGGACCTGCTGTCCCAGATGACAGATCTCAGGGTACAGGTCAGTGTGACTTTGCAGTCAGTTTTGCAACAGCACACACATTTGATATTCTTTGGGGAACAAATGCGGCCAATACATCTGAATATATAACATAACAGGGCACCAGTTGCCATGTTTTTTCATGCTGACCAAATGCTCCTAGAAAATGATCCTCTGAAATGAGTTTGTACTGTTTACAcacattaaaatatgtgcacatAAGTATTTCAAGTCCCCACAGAATTACACAAATCCTCTTGTGCCAGTGAGTGGTACAGAGAGCTATTTTAGGACAATTAGCCTCAAGTCCGAGTGCTCAACCACTATTGGTAGTTACAGGCATGTGACAGTGGGTGTATCTTTCTATTCTTTGAAAGCTGCAATCTCACATATCAGTCATATTGTTTAATAATAACATTACCAAGTAAATACCAGAATGCCTGAGCTGCAAATGTAAATGTTGACCTTACAAATGAGTGTTTGCCATACATAAGAATCTACAGTGGGTCATAGATTTGTCCTTACACATACAAACACTTTTTGCTTATAAACTCTGCATTGAAGTGCAGTTGTAAGTCCCGGATGATATATAGTGTGCCATAATGAAGTAAGTTAGCCTGTCACTTAATAGCCTTCACTCTCCTCCTGCCGTCTCTGACACATTCTGCAAATACTGCAGATGGTTAATCTTTCCCTTCCATGAAAAACATTGAAGTTAATGCATTGCTTACATCATGCTTTGAGGCTTCATTGTTTTTTGCCTCGCATGAAACTCTTGCTCCTGCTTACTTCTGAGCTGGCACGCATCTCCAAGTTAGCCCTGCCTCAGCATTGCAGAGATTTGAGAAAGGCAGGTGAGGAGAATTAATCAGTTATAATGCTCTTATCAGCAGCAGTTGGAACAGCTTCAGAGTTTCAGCTGAAAGACAAGTGCCAGTTCAGCCATGATGGAGGTAGAGACGCTGGCTCAGATCGATGCCAAACAAGGTCATTTCTGTTGTATGCAATCAGGCTAGTCATCTTTTCTGATGGACCTGATTCCCTGTCGGCCGAGAGTAGGCACTTTTGTGTTGTTTTCAGTTTTTAGGTCAAGTAGAATTTCTTAAATTTGAGCACAAAGGGAGACTGTTTCCTGACTGAATAGAGACCTTTTAAAAGGATTTTTTTTCTCTGTGGCAAACAAAAGCCACATTGTAACGAGAAGCACATACTAATAAGAGGAGCTATTGTGTTAATTTGGGGTAACTTGGAGATAAGCTTCTGGACGAAAATGTGTACAAAGTAGCACTTTTAAGTGGCATTTAGGTCTTCATTTCAGCCCGTCTTGTCTTCACCTTGCAGTAGCTAACCAATGTGCCTATATGAACAGGCTCCAGAAGAAGCTGCAGAGACCATTAATCTCAGTCAGAAGGTGTCCATCGCTACGCCTCAGGAGACtgcaacaggggtcacaaaggAGGATGAGAACGAGGAGGGGAAGGCTCTGCCTGAGTGGAGTGAAAAGGTGGCAAGCGGGATCCTGACAGGTGAGGTCGAACTGCGTCTTCACCTTTGCAAattcttaaaggggacctttcatgcaaaatgcactttttaatgtgttctattaggggtgtaacggtatccgtattcgtcccgtaccgtcacggttcggacgtcaagGTTCGGCACATACATtacagtcacacgacgaatacgccttttttttacgagtgggaaaaaagtctgtcattcagggcagtatccactacactatttataatccagggggcggtattgcgcctaaaagctgtttgccagccgcccttaaacaacaaatgaagaacaagaagaaacacaacaacaaaacgaacaaaatagaagaagaaaagttagtatggcgatttcagataacaaaCAGGAGcgagaacccacctgcttcttttacatcagctgtgtgggaacatttcgggttccctgtggactacaataacgatggagtgcgagtggtggatcggacgaggacggtgtgtcggcgttgttcgacagcggtgcggtatgctaatggtaacacacgccaaccatgctaaatcatatcagaaggagcccggcaaaagacaacagctgttcaacagctgatccccgctgtttttaagaagccaatagacatgagagccgagagaccaaaaataaataacggaagcttttggcatatgtttttcaacgactttgcgcccgtgaaacactttcttataatttattatgtaatattttcaagacattctttttagttttacagcttgatgaaacctttttgtttgacatcagccattatagataatctggccatctgagtgtgtgtggtactgtttgtggtttgtttttaactgtttaatacagttaattattcaaaatgttagagttccttatttttaaactgcactactgttcaaacataaataacaaacctggaattatgcatttgggactttttttttctttttcttgtaccgaacccgtaccgaaccgtgaccctcaaaccgaggtacgaaccgaatcgtgaattctgtgaaccgttacacccctatcttCTATACATAAATACGTGTCTCCGGTGTGTAAGGgaactatcagaaacaatgcctgacatgTTTTgtacgtaatatggtctttgtttacattagcaagcatcgctaacactcagagctaacctgtactggagagtatgtgtaaaaaagcaggatataaaaggtactcaccttgtggtaaacccgcaagagaaaaagcatttgtgctccatactgtttcagaaataatccttgatgtggtttggaacatgatatgtcatttaatcacggcagcatgtAGCTTTATCTCCGGAGAAttatttttcaagctaaggaccccgaACCTGCAGTTCTCTAACAGGCCTGAAatggagggatatgagggatgtctatgATGtgatttgctcaaaataccaaacagatcatgcattttagacatgttttttatatatttgtatatatctgagacccataatatatgcctaaaaataacataataggagaccttttaaTGCTTCTGTTTGTTCACTATTAGTTAGGACTCTTTGACTCGCCCTGTGTGATCCTGTGGTTCTCTCAGGTGCGTCCTGGCTAAGCTGGGGTCTGGTGAAAGGAGCTGAGTTCACAGGTCAGGCCATCCACAAAGGGGCATCTAAACTCCGGGAACACATCACCCCGGAGGACAGACCCACCAACGTCAGCCCCACAGTCTCCAAAGGCCTCCATGTGGCCAAGCAAGCGACAGGGGGTGCTGTCAAAGTCAGCCAGTTTCTAGGTGACTAGTCATACCCTATCAGCATATTAAACTGACCGTCTGTGGGCATCTCATTGAGTAATGCTTTGTTGCTGCAGTGGACGGGGTGTGCACCGTCGCTGGCTGTGTGGGGCGGGAGTTGGCTCCACACGTGAAAAAACATGGAGGCAAGCTGATCCCAGAGTCGATGAAGAAAGACAAGGACGGGCGTTCTAACATAGATGGAGCCATGGTGGTGGCTGCCAGTGGAGTGCAAGGTACAGTGCATTTACATGAGATATCCATCATAGGACATTTTTAGAGATGTGTAATAAAATGTGCCCAACATGCTTTGTGCTCTGTGGTTTTACTCAGGGTTTGCGACAATGTGGACTGGCTTGGAAGTAGCAGCAATAAACATCACTACAAGTGTAGCATCAGAGACCGTCACCACCGTGAAACACAAGTAAGCTTTCCCTTccatttgaaatgaaatgtctCAACACTGTCACATGCTTTAATATCAAACAATGCCAACAAATTGCACAACACTGCTTTCTAAACCGGTTTTTGATGTGTATGTTGCAATTGACCTCTTACATCATACATGCAAAATCAAACGTGCACTCactgttttattttaaaatttactttgcagatttaggGGTCTACAAAACCATCATTTACCCACCTAAAGAGAATAAGTGACATTTGTCCTAACTATATGAAGCTATTCAACTTGTTTCACCACTAATCACTTTAATGAATTGGCTGTTgctcaaagctttataaaatcATTGATGCTATTCTAATTCACTGCCGGTGTGGCAATTCACATGATCGTGCTGCTTTTCACTGATTCCTCAATATGTTTCTAATGGTAATTTCCCAATTTGCAACTTTTCTGTCCTGCCTTAAATTCAAATCTTACCGTAATGTAGGGTTGTGTTTTAGCTATACAATGTCTCATTTTAAGTGAAACACTTAATTTGCAAGGTATCTAATGAACTGCACCCAAAACAAACATTCCCATCTTGCTATTTTATCATTTAATGGTTTCTTAATTCATTTAAACAAATATCGATATTGTGGaaagaataaagaaaaagaaaaagggagATTTTGGACTTGCATGGGTGTAATGCTCACATAACAAATCACATACAGCATGGCATCTTTGCAATCCTTCCACTGCTTACTAATTCTTCTCAAATCCTCTGTTTCTCGCCTCTGGCTGTGACCTCTCACCCTATCTCACTTCTGATGAAGGTACGGGGCAGCAGCAGGACAAGCCACAGACAACGCTTTCAATTCTGCCATTAATGTTGGTCGcactgccttcaatgttgacaatctTGGGATCAAAGCTATAGTGAAAAAGACGGGCAAGCAGACGGCGCATGCCATTTTGGAAGACTACAAGCGTCCGGAAAAACCAAATAATGGGAAGCAAGTGGAGAAATCGGGCAAATAGCTGGTATTACTCTGCCTTATTATCTCAGAAATGCCTTAAACTATAATTCTATCAAATACATCTATATTTAATTTTCACTATTTATAAAACTTATTCTATATTTAAAAGATAACTACTGTTATTTGCAGATCCTTGAGTTTAATTCTCTTAAGCACTTTAATATGTATGTAAAATAAGGTAAATGGACCTAAATGAAGAGAACCAGCAGATGATATAACCAAAATGAAGACATGGTGATACGGTATGTTGATACACTGTAACATTTAAGGATTATCAATTCACTTGAAGGATATCATTTTAACTCTGCTCTTTATACTAAAACAGCATAGAATGGTTAACTACACTGAACATTTCCTAATCTTCGTAAAGCATCTGAGTTTTTCCCTTGGGGACTGCAATTTATATAATTTGAATAAAGGATTAAAATCAATATCTGTATGTATCTTCAGATATAACTGTATCGGACAAGAAAGTGTGTGTTTTCACTGTGTTGTTTAAAATGAGAAGTAATCACTGCCTCTTACTGTGCCTGCAAACATCTAACTGTATTTAAAACTGAAGCTGTCTATACACCAACATATATTTTTGTTCCACCTTCATTAAAATGATGTTTCTTATGAACTAGGGGTGACTAAAATGTTAATGCCTACTGCTAGTCTGACTAGTCTAGGACTATCAAACCTAAATGGGTATTCTGCTACAACATGAGGTGTGGTCTTCTGTATATTGTTTGATATAAAATAAatctatattttattttaatggatGAACTATTTAACAAGCTGTGAACTTAAGTGTGATGCTAACTTTGCAAACCAATTAGTATTTTTTTAATGATCTGGTTTGTGCTAATTTAATCCAGCTTTTAAAGTCAAAGTTGTTTTCAGATGGCTTTCAGGTACT
It encodes:
- the spartb gene encoding spartin b isoform X2, with protein sequence MEKAKQVAFDSARLQVIKDGYERAFECINKGLSVDESGDKTHALELYKQGRKHLLRAISVPSQGDECYGSSWESARQMQQKMQETLDNITTRLAILETSSDLGSAPTLNTSSGSDPDVADASKEGLYPTLSSKNKPDPLSSSSQAAGAVGGVSACSSKGLPLSPTRQPVGPVEKPPAYSPEVAEGHLSVSYGTDKGELSLVGEEFYSRTSNSTPSPQSMGEEGEELMYIPHGVQIFFVTPEGEVSAPSYPGYLRLVKFTGDQSDRMPNRPPAFLQVCDWLYPLMAVDSPVLLCNTGVFMFPDMMAPAPGYYVGVVLSAELSAAHRELFQDLLSQMTDLRAPEEAAETINLSQKVSIATPQETATGVTKEDENEEGKALPEWSEKVASGILTGASWLSWGLVKGAEFTGQAIHKGASKLREHITPEDRPTNVSPTVSKGLHVAKQATGGAVKVSQFLVDGVCTVAGCVGRELAPHVKKHGGKLIPESMKKDKDGRSNIDGAMVVAASGVQGFATMWTGLEVAAINITTSVASETVTTVKHKYGAAAGQATDNAFNSAINVGRTAFNVDNLGIKAIVKKTGKQTAHAILEDYKRPEKPNNGKQVEKSGK
- the spartb gene encoding spartin b isoform X1; its protein translation is MEKAKQVAFDSARLQVIKDGYERAFECINKGLSVDESGDKTHALELYKQGRKHLLRAISVPSQGDECYGSSWESARQMQQKMQETLDNITTRLAILETSSDLGSAPTLNTSSGSDPDVADASKEGLYPTLSSKNKPDPLSSSSQAAGAVGGVSACSSKGLPLSPTRQPVGPVEKPPAYSPEVAEGHLSVSYGTDKGELSLVGEEFYSRTSNSTPSPQSMGEEGEELMYIPHGVQIFFVTPEGEVSAPSYPGYLRLVKFTGDQSDRMPNRPPAFLQVCDWLYPLMAVDSPVLLCNTGVFMFPDMMAPAPGYYVGVVLSAELSAAHRELFQDLLSQMTDLRVQAPEEAAETINLSQKVSIATPQETATGVTKEDENEEGKALPEWSEKVASGILTGASWLSWGLVKGAEFTGQAIHKGASKLREHITPEDRPTNVSPTVSKGLHVAKQATGGAVKVSQFLVDGVCTVAGCVGRELAPHVKKHGGKLIPESMKKDKDGRSNIDGAMVVAASGVQGFATMWTGLEVAAINITTSVASETVTTVKHKYGAAAGQATDNAFNSAINVGRTAFNVDNLGIKAIVKKTGKQTAHAILEDYKRPEKPNNGKQVEKSGK
- the spartb gene encoding spartin b isoform X3, giving the protein MEKAKQVAFDSARLQVIKDGYERAFECINKGLSVDESGDKTHALELYKQGRKHLLRAISVPSQGDECYGSSWESARQMQQKMQETLDNITTRLAILETSSDLGSAPTLNTSSGSDPDVADASKEGLYPTLSSKNKPDPLSSSSQAAGAVGGVSACSSKGLPLSPTRQPVGPVEKPPAYSPEVAEGHLSVSYGTDKGELSLVGEEFYSRTSNSTPSPQSMGEEGEELMYIPHGVQIFFVTPEGEVSAPSYPGYLRLVKFTGDQSDRMPNRPPAFLQVCDWLYPLMAVDSPVLLCNTGVFMFPDMMAPAPGYYVGVVLSAELSAAHRELFQDLLSQMTDLRVQAPEEAAETINLSQKVSIATPQETATGVTKEDENEEGKALPEWSEKVASGILTGASWLSWGLVKGAEFTGQAIHKGASKLREHITPEDRPTNVSPTVSKGLHVAKQATGGAVKVSQFLVDGVCTVAGCVGRELAPHVKKHGGKLIPESMKKDKDGRSNIDGAMVVAASGVQGFATMWTGLEVAAINITTSVASETVTTVKHKFRGLQNHHLPT